In Kwoniella pini CBS 10737 chromosome 2, complete sequence, a single genomic region encodes these proteins:
- a CDS encoding ATP phosphoribosyltransferase — translation MSAQSTIPPTSSPSPAEPSSMGGRASKSSFGAESTMSLLVDSLKDRLLFAVPKKGRLMEKTLEILAGADIKYNRAHRLDVALVQNHPIALVFLPAADIPRFVALGSVALGITGQDVIAESTHADNITELLQLGFGKCSLQVQVPVTGPIQTVEGLSGGRIATSFEVLAAELFNGKSGIDSKTGKSTKVEYVGGSVEAACALGMADGIVDLVESGDTMRAAGLHAIHTLMKSEAVLITSKEPHQTLTPELKSLITLIKSRVAGVLAAKKYVYASYNIERKNLDKALTITPGRRAATVSPLETEGWVAVSSMVERKEMAKVMDELETTGAEDILIFALDNCRVGI, via the exons ATGTCAGCTCAATCAACCATTCCTCCTACTTCTTCCCCATCTCCAGCCGAACCTTCGTCAATGGGTGGTCGagcatcaaaatcatcattcgGAGCAGAATCAACAATGTCTTTATTGGTTGACTCGTTAAAGGATAGATTATTATTTGCCGTCCCAAAAAAAGGTAGATTGATGGAAAAGACATTAGAAATTTTAGCTGGAGCAGATATTAAATATAACAGGGCTCATAGACTGGATGTAGCTTTGGTTCAAAATCACCCTATCGCTTT AGTATTCCTGCCAGCGGCAGATATTCCTCGATTCGTAGCTCTCGGTTCAGTAGCATTAGGAATCACAGGTCAAGACGTTATAGCAGAATCAACTCATGCCGATAATATAACCGAATTATTACAATTAGGTTTTGGTAAATGTTCATTACAAGTTCAAGTTCCCGTTACTGGACCAATTCAGACTGTAGAAGGTTTATCAGGAGGTCGAATTGCTACTTCTTTCGAAGTTTTAGCTGCGGAACTTTTCAACGGTAAATCAGGTATAGATTCTAAAACTGGAAAAAGTACAAAAGTGGAATATGTTGGTGGAAGTGTTGAAGCTGCTTGTGCATTGGGTATGGCAGATGGTATCGTTGATTTAGTTG AATCCGGAGATACAATGCGAGCAGCGGGTCTTCACGCAATTCACACACTTATGAAATCGGAAGCAGTCTTAATCACATCTAAAGAACCTCATCAAACTTTAACACCtgaattgaaatcattAATCACATTGATTAAATCTAGAGTAGCAGGTGTATTAGCAGCTAAAAAATACGTCTACGCATCGTATAACATCGAAAGGAAAAATCTAGATAAAGCTTTAACTATCACACCTGGAAGAAGAGCTGCCACAGTTTCACCATTAGAAACTGAAGGTTGGGTAGCTGTATCTTCAATGGTTGAACGTAAAGAAATGGCAAAGGTAAtggatgaattagaaaCTACTGGTGCAGaagatatattgattttcgCTTTGGATAATTGTAGAGTCGGCATTTAG